In Spodoptera frugiperda isolate SF20-4 chromosome 12, AGI-APGP_CSIRO_Sfru_2.0, whole genome shotgun sequence, a single window of DNA contains:
- the LOC118262573 gene encoding single-pass membrane and coiled-coil domain-containing protein 4 produces MRKLKGAVKETARQKRERKQEFAKMRQQIHTVVLPTFAVIFLLICVYVYLKTRPTSMQYA; encoded by the coding sequence ATGAGGAAGCTTAAAGGTGCAGTGAAAGAAACCGCCAGACAAAAGCGGGAGAGAAAGCAGGAGTTTGCAAAAATGCGCCAGCAGATACACACAGTTGTTTTACCTACTTTCGCGGTAATATTTCTGTTAATTTGCGTATACGTGTATCTAAAAACCAGGCCGACGTCGATGCAGTACGCGTAA